A window of Acidobacteriota bacterium contains these coding sequences:
- a CDS encoding PadR family transcriptional regulator: MSGKRERTSALVQGTLAMLILKTLARTARAHGYAIAEAIHHRSDDVLRVEEAALYPALHRLELRGLLAAEWGVSENKRRAKYYWLTARGRKYLEAESVHWARMAAAIARVMEA, encoded by the coding sequence ATGTCAGGCAAGCGAGAGCGGACGAGCGCGCTGGTGCAGGGGACGCTCGCCATGTTGATCCTGAAGACGCTGGCGCGGACAGCGAGGGCGCATGGGTATGCGATTGCCGAGGCGATTCATCATCGCTCGGACGATGTGCTGCGCGTCGAGGAAGCGGCGCTGTATCCGGCGCTGCACCGGCTGGAGCTGCGCGGGCTGCTGGCGGCAGAGTGGGGCGTGTCGGAGAACAAGCGGCGGGCGAAGTATTACTGGCTGACGGCGCGCGGGCGGAAGTACTTGGAAGCCGAGTCGGTGCATTGGGCGCGGATGGCCGCGGCCATCGCGCGGGTGATGGAGGCCTAG
- a CDS encoding PIN domain-containing protein encodes MVGIEANVLVRYIVRDDAAQTAKADGLLQRLTPTDPGYVTIVALSELIWVLRRSYRLSRSEVVAALEPLLLSQTVRVQHEVAVLPALNALRRGTGEFADAVIATLGEQAGCSTTYTFDQGALRLPGFTAL; translated from the coding sequence ATGGTCGGGATCGAGGCCAACGTACTGGTGCGCTATATCGTCCGCGACGATGCAGCGCAAACCGCCAAAGCTGACGGCCTGCTGCAGCGCCTCACGCCCACAGACCCTGGGTACGTCACGATCGTGGCACTGTCAGAGCTCATTTGGGTGCTGCGCCGCAGCTACCGGCTAAGCCGATCCGAAGTTGTGGCAGCCCTGGAGCCGTTGCTGCTCTCGCAAACCGTTCGCGTGCAACATGAGGTCGCGGTATTGCCAGCGCTCAACGCGCTCCGGCGCGGCACGGGAGAGTTCGCCGATGCCGTCATTGCCACGTTGGGCGAACAGGCCGGCTGCAGCACGACGTACACGTTTGACCAGGGCGCGCTGCGGCTGCCTGGGTTCACTGCTTTATAG